In Bacillus sp. 2205SS5-2, one DNA window encodes the following:
- the rpiB gene encoding ribose 5-phosphate isomerase B: protein MKVALASDHGGIQLRNEIRNLLEEMKIEHEDFGCECEGSVDYPDYALPVAEKVASGEFDKGILICGTGIGMSISANKVKGIRCALVHDLFSAKATREHNDTNMLAMGERVIGPGLAREIARVWLSTEFEGGRHENRLNKITQYENK from the coding sequence ATGAAAGTGGCATTAGCATCTGATCACGGTGGTATACAATTACGCAATGAAATTCGCAATTTATTAGAAGAAATGAAGATAGAGCATGAAGACTTTGGTTGTGAGTGCGAGGGTTCGGTTGATTATCCTGATTACGCTTTACCTGTTGCCGAAAAAGTGGCAAGTGGTGAGTTTGATAAAGGAATTTTGATTTGTGGAACCGGAATCGGGATGAGCATCTCGGCGAATAAAGTAAAAGGCATTCGTTGTGCGCTTGTTCATGATCTTTTTTCAGCGAAGGCAACAAGAGAGCATAATGATACGAATATGCTAGCGATGGGAGAACGCGTCATTGGCCCTGGTTTAGCTCGAGAAATTGCACGTGTTTGGTTATCGACTGAATTTGAAGGTGGCCGTCATGAAAATCGACTGAATAAGATAACCCAATACGAAAATAAGTAG
- a CDS encoding TIGR01440 family protein produces MDNLIQNWRDELHSILQEYQEQANLKPGQIFVVGCSTSEVSGAKIGTAGATEVAVMLYDELNNFARKNDLQLAFQCCEHLNRALVVDRALAEKLDLAEVTVVPARTAGGAMATLAYERAQDAVVVEHIVAHGGIDIGDTFIGMHLKHVAVPIRVTKNQIGSAHVTLARTRPKLVGGIRAVYEKTVENEKCT; encoded by the coding sequence ATGGACAACTTGATTCAAAACTGGAGAGATGAGCTTCATTCAATCTTGCAGGAATACCAAGAGCAAGCCAACTTGAAACCGGGACAAATCTTCGTAGTTGGCTGTTCAACTTCTGAAGTGAGCGGAGCAAAAATTGGTACAGCCGGTGCAACGGAAGTGGCAGTAATGCTGTACGATGAACTCAACAATTTTGCCAGAAAAAACGATCTTCAGCTGGCGTTTCAGTGCTGTGAACATTTAAACCGAGCGCTTGTGGTCGACCGAGCCCTTGCGGAAAAATTGGATTTGGCGGAAGTCACGGTTGTTCCGGCTAGAACAGCTGGTGGAGCAATGGCGACACTTGCGTATGAGCGCGCACAAGATGCGGTGGTCGTCGAACATATTGTGGCTCACGGCGGCATTGATATTGGTGATACGTTTATCGGCATGCATTTAAAGCATGTGGCGGTGCCTATTCGTGTTACAAAAAATCAAATCGGTAGTGCTCATGTCACCTTAGCTCGCACGCGACCAAAGTTGGTTGGTGGTATTCGTGCGGTTTATGAAAAAACTGTTGAAAATGAAAAATGTACTTGA